The Verrucomicrobiota bacterium genome window below encodes:
- a CDS encoding type II toxin-antitoxin system HicB family antitoxin: protein MNKSLTAVIRKENGGYFSLCPEIDVASQGDTIEEAKENLKEAVSLFFECASKEEIDDRLGQESYVSALEVEVA from the coding sequence ATGAATAAGTCGCTAACAGCAGTAATCCGGAAAGAAAACGGAGGATATTTTTCTCTCTGCCCAGAGATAGACGTTGCAAGCCAAGGTGACACGATTGAAGAAGCGAAGGAGAATTTGAAGGAAGCCGTCAGCCTATTTTTCGAATGCGCATCTAAAGAAGAAATCGACGATCGACTCGGCCAAGAATCATACGTTTCCGCGCTGGAGGTAGAAGTTGCCTAG
- a CDS encoding type II toxin-antitoxin system HicA family toxin, which yields MTILEQNGFSRIRQRGSHVIMQKIGNNTTVTVPVPDHRELRIGTLRSIIRQSQLLREEFEK from the coding sequence ATCACTATCCTCGAGCAGAATGGTTTCTCTAGAATCCGCCAACGGGGAAGCCATGTGATCATGCAAAAAATAGGGAACAATACCACAGTTACGGTTCCCGTTCCTGACCATAGAGAGCTGAGAATTGGGACGCTTAGGTCTATTATCCGCCAAAGTCAGCTCCTGCGAGAAGAGTTCGAAAAATAG
- a CDS encoding amidohydrolase family protein: MKIFDAHFHIIDKAFPLFPNHGFVPDEFDCDSYSKFASDLQIVGGAVVSGSFQQFDQTYLMSALKRLGPSFVGVTQLPASTSNERIKELDEIGIRAVRFNLRRGGSETIEHLTRFSRRVHEVAGWHTELYVDSRELPDLRSAIEALPSVSIDHLGLSKEGFPTLIELVRKGVRVKATGFGRVDFDIREALKQIVEVNPDSLIFGTDLPSTRAPRPFQKEDISIIEEIFEPSVCQKIFFDNAASLYRLEKANDGGPGNTTHNAS, encoded by the coding sequence ATGAAGATATTCGACGCTCATTTTCATATTATCGATAAGGCGTTTCCTTTGTTTCCGAATCACGGATTTGTGCCCGATGAATTCGATTGCGACAGCTACTCGAAGTTTGCGAGCGACTTACAGATCGTTGGAGGGGCTGTTGTATCGGGATCTTTTCAGCAGTTCGATCAGACTTATCTGATGTCTGCCTTGAAGAGATTGGGACCATCGTTTGTTGGCGTCACACAATTGCCGGCTTCAACCTCGAACGAAAGGATCAAGGAACTGGACGAGATCGGAATCAGAGCAGTTCGATTCAATCTACGACGTGGAGGATCAGAAACCATCGAGCATCTCACGAGATTTTCCAGACGTGTGCATGAAGTCGCTGGATGGCATACCGAATTGTATGTGGATTCAAGAGAGTTACCGGACTTACGGTCTGCGATAGAGGCGCTGCCATCCGTATCGATCGATCATCTTGGACTTTCCAAAGAAGGGTTTCCAACCCTGATTGAGTTGGTCAGAAAGGGCGTAAGAGTAAAGGCGACTGGATTCGGTAGGGTTGATTTCGATATACGAGAAGCGTTGAAGCAGATCGTCGAAGTAAATCCCGATTCATTGATTTTTGGAACAGATTTGCCTTCCACCCGAGCGCCAAGGCCGTTCCAAAAAGAGGATATCTCGATCATTGAAGAGATCTTTGAACCTTCTGTCTGCCAAAAGATCTTTTTTGATAACGCAGCCTCATTATACCGACTGGAAAAGGCTAACGACGGAGGTCCAGGGAACACCACGCACAATGCCTCTTGA
- a CDS encoding sulfatase-like hydrolase/transferase, with protein sequence MTKRPNILLFLTDDQRFDTIHALGNEQIHTPNLDALVNRGTTFTHAHIPGGTCPAVCMPSRAMLNTGRTLFHLEREGQQVPSEHTTIGGCFRSAGYSTFGTGKWHNGRGSYARSFSSGDEIFFGGMADHWNVPAYHFDPMGKYDSTCPLVVDPFESNEVTLRECDHISAGKHSTELFVDSSVRFVKSQDSSAPFLMYVSLMAPHDPRTMPEEFLKMYDPAKIELPDNFLSEHPIDTGALKVRDEMLAAFPRDPEEIKKHIAEYYAIISHLDHEFGRLVETLREEDKLDHTIIVLAGDNGLAIGQHGLMGKQNLYEHSVRVPLVFAGPGIPEDQQRSDPTYLLDIFPTLCELTDIEIPESVEGHSLAGSIRESTRSARSSLYLAYGDSIRGVSNGRHKLIEYASGDTQLFDLSNDSGETNNIAQEDEAANLLQQMRTQLLTHSQDWDDKSHPTGRVFWSKRCDLTA encoded by the coding sequence ATGACTAAGAGGCCGAACATCTTACTTTTCCTAACCGACGATCAACGTTTTGACACGATTCACGCGTTAGGAAACGAACAAATTCATACACCGAATTTGGATGCACTGGTGAACCGAGGCACCACCTTTACGCATGCGCACATCCCCGGAGGGACGTGCCCAGCTGTTTGTATGCCGAGTCGCGCTATGTTGAACACTGGGAGGACATTGTTTCATCTAGAACGCGAGGGCCAACAGGTTCCATCGGAGCACACCACTATCGGAGGGTGCTTTCGTTCCGCAGGATACAGCACTTTTGGAACGGGTAAATGGCACAACGGTCGAGGCTCCTATGCACGAAGCTTCTCCAGTGGAGACGAGATCTTTTTTGGAGGGATGGCAGACCACTGGAATGTCCCTGCGTACCATTTCGATCCTATGGGAAAATATGACAGCACCTGCCCACTGGTGGTTGATCCATTCGAATCGAATGAGGTCACCCTGAGAGAGTGCGATCACATCTCCGCTGGAAAACACTCGACAGAACTGTTCGTCGATTCCTCCGTGCGCTTCGTGAAGTCTCAAGATTCCTCTGCACCCTTCTTGATGTACGTTTCCCTGATGGCTCCTCACGATCCCCGGACGATGCCCGAAGAGTTTTTAAAAATGTATGACCCAGCAAAGATCGAGTTGCCGGACAATTTCCTTTCCGAGCACCCGATCGATACCGGAGCGTTGAAGGTCAGAGACGAAATGCTAGCCGCGTTTCCGCGGGATCCGGAGGAAATCAAAAAGCATATCGCTGAATACTACGCCATCATTTCCCATCTCGATCACGAGTTTGGCCGTCTAGTCGAGACTCTACGTGAGGAAGACAAGCTCGATCACACGATTATCGTTCTAGCCGGAGACAATGGGTTGGCAATTGGTCAGCATGGGTTGATGGGCAAACAGAACCTGTATGAACACAGCGTTCGGGTTCCTTTGGTTTTCGCTGGTCCCGGTATTCCCGAAGACCAGCAACGTAGTGACCCAACTTACCTTTTGGATATATTCCCTACCCTCTGCGAGCTCACGGACATAGAAATACCCGAATCCGTGGAAGGTCATAGTCTGGCTGGCAGTATCCGAGAGAGCACTCGTTCTGCGCGGTCATCCCTTTACCTTGCTTACGGTGACAGCATTCGTGGTGTCTCCAACGGACGCCACAAACTCATCGAGTATGCCTCGGGAGACACTCAGCTATTCGATTTGTCGAATGATAGCGGAGAGACCAACAACATCGCGCAAGAGGATGAAGCTGCAAATCTTCTTCAGCAGATGAGGACCCAACTACTCACTCATTCTCAAGACTGGGATGACAAAAGTCATCCGACGGGCAGAGTATTCTGGTCAAAACGGTGCGACCTGACAGCGTAG
- a CDS encoding nucleotide pyrophosphohydrolase produces MNLVLLFRTTELAGETGEVCNEAKKLRRFMNGMTGGKDPETARAALAEELADVIICADRVAEALDIDLSEAVRSKFNATSEKYGLKTMFTHPSDFEEQD; encoded by the coding sequence TTGAATTTGGTATTATTGTTTCGGACTACAGAGTTGGCAGGGGAGACGGGCGAAGTGTGCAACGAGGCAAAAAAGCTGAGACGTTTCATGAACGGGATGACAGGTGGCAAGGATCCTGAAACGGCTCGAGCCGCCCTTGCCGAGGAACTGGCAGATGTGATCATCTGTGCGGATCGGGTGGCCGAAGCGCTAGACATCGATCTGAGCGAGGCTGTGAGATCAAAATTCAATGCTACGAGCGAGAAATACGGGTTAAAGACAATGTTCACTCACCCAAGCGACTTCGAGGAGCAGGACTGA
- a CDS encoding folylpolyglutamate synthase/dihydrofolate synthase family protein has product MDRFGEVAGMNATGESSGSDFDQVRDFLYSLRNQGSKYGLERMVRFSERAGNPQSQFPAIHVAGTNGKGSVCAMVEAALRAQGRSTGLYTSPHLVHLGERIQINRQPIPETEIVVRVEELRKIALREFRSEEDSPSFFEYMTLLAFSYFAQKAVDCAVVEVGLGGRLDATNIVRPLVSVITSIGLDHTEILGDTLGKIAAEKAGILKEGVPVVIGVLPEEAEEVVRKRSSLVGCPVVSVRERFTEEELPQTSLAGAFQRWNAGVAHLAMELAANPLSLDPAEFEHAFLRTDWPGRWETRVIGGKRVVFDSTHNPEGAAVLEENLRTLIGPASDSLDVVVGSLGKDRAEAVLRVVSPFAMRIHIVRPSQPRALSFAEMRELVPSEFKGEVLDASVGELFPGGSEIRVPQATNPVLVTGSLYLIGEIFSRIDSQASSLDFGLQDKI; this is encoded by the coding sequence ATGGATCGTTTCGGGGAAGTGGCAGGAATGAATGCAACCGGAGAAAGTTCGGGGTCAGACTTCGATCAGGTCAGGGATTTCCTCTACTCACTTAGAAACCAAGGGTCAAAGTATGGTCTGGAGAGGATGGTGCGCTTTTCCGAACGTGCCGGGAATCCCCAGTCGCAGTTTCCAGCGATTCATGTTGCCGGAACCAACGGGAAAGGATCGGTCTGCGCGATGGTGGAAGCTGCTTTGCGGGCACAAGGTAGGTCGACGGGCCTTTATACCTCCCCTCATCTCGTCCATTTAGGCGAACGGATTCAGATCAATCGTCAGCCGATCCCTGAAACCGAGATTGTTGTACGGGTTGAAGAATTGAGAAAGATTGCTCTCAGAGAATTCAGATCGGAGGAGGACTCGCCCAGTTTTTTCGAATACATGACTCTCCTTGCCTTCTCTTATTTTGCACAAAAGGCGGTTGACTGTGCGGTGGTTGAGGTCGGTCTTGGGGGTCGATTGGATGCAACGAATATCGTGAGGCCCCTGGTCTCGGTGATTACTTCAATTGGTTTGGATCATACCGAAATCCTAGGAGATACTCTCGGGAAGATCGCTGCAGAAAAAGCGGGGATACTTAAAGAAGGTGTTCCCGTTGTGATTGGAGTTCTGCCGGAGGAGGCAGAAGAAGTCGTTCGGAAGCGGTCCTCCTTGGTAGGGTGTCCAGTCGTTTCGGTTCGGGAGAGGTTCACTGAAGAGGAATTGCCGCAGACTAGCCTTGCGGGTGCCTTTCAACGGTGGAATGCCGGGGTGGCTCATCTGGCCATGGAGCTGGCAGCCAATCCACTCTCTCTCGACCCGGCAGAGTTTGAGCATGCTTTTCTGCGGACGGATTGGCCCGGACGCTGGGAGACTCGGGTGATCGGTGGAAAGAGGGTTGTGTTCGATAGCACCCATAATCCCGAGGGAGCAGCAGTCCTCGAAGAGAATCTCCGGACGCTGATCGGCCCTGCTTCCGATTCTCTGGACGTGGTCGTTGGCTCTCTGGGTAAAGATCGCGCCGAAGCGGTGCTCAGAGTGGTGTCGCCCTTCGCAATGAGGATTCATATCGTCCGCCCCTCTCAGCCTCGGGCATTGAGTTTTGCAGAGATGAGGGAGTTGGTCCCGAGTGAGTTCAAAGGAGAAGTGCTCGATGCTTCGGTCGGAGAACTGTTCCCGGGAGGTTCGGAGATCCGGGTTCCTCAGGCAACGAATCCCGTTCTCGTCACCGGATCTCTCTACCTAATCGGTGAGATTTTCTCGCGAATCGATTCCCAAGCTTCCTCTTTAGACTTTGGGTTGCAGGATAAGATCTGA